One stretch of Cygnus olor isolate bCygOlo1 chromosome 1, bCygOlo1.pri.v2, whole genome shotgun sequence DNA includes these proteins:
- the CMSS1 gene encoding protein CMSS1 isoform X4, with amino-acid sequence MEVARRYFPGRNPSDDEAIEKPSDKAAIHQDPDSKPAVKKKRKQPTECFLSQPEEKQESAVKAKKRKKKKISDVLEKSSPKPGVPEDLQNLLSQHFGAKRSVIEIEELKLSDSCFLPANDLTHSFSSYLKEICPKWAKLRKNHKEKKSVVMLVICSSALRSLELIKSMTAFKGDCRVLKLFAKHIKIKEQINMLEKGVFHIGVGTPGRIKALVEQDGLCLNSTKYMILDWNWRDQKLRRMMDIPEIKKETIDLLEMSIIKLCREGSVKLGLF; translated from the exons ATGGAAGTTGCAAGACGGTACTTTCCAGGCAGAA atCCTTCAGATGATGAAGCAATTGAGAAACCAAGTGATAAGGCAGCAATCCATCAAGATCCAGATTCCAAACctgctgtgaaaaagaaaagaaaacag CCTACAGAGTGTTTTCTGAGTcaacctgaagaaaaacaagagagcgctgtaaaagcaaagaagagaaagaag aagaaaatatctgaTGTTCTGGAAAAATCCTCTCCAAAACCTGGTGTCCCTGAGGATCTACAGAATCTGCTTAGTCAACATTTTGGTGCAAAACGTTCAGTGATTGAAATAGAGGAATTAAAGCTGTCAG ATTCCTGCTTCTTGCCAGCCAATGATCTCACCCACAGTTTTTCTTCATACCTGAAAGAGA TCTGTCCTAAGTGGGCAAAACTCCGTAAAAACCACAAGGAGAAGAAGTCAGTGGTGATGCTGGTTATCTGCAGTTCTGCCCTTCGTTCCTTGGAACTCATCAA gtCAATGACAGCATTTAAAGGAGACTGCAGAGTTCTGAAACTGTTTGCAAAGCACATAAAG ATAAAAGAACAGATTAATATGTTGGAGAAAGGTGTGTTCCACATTGGGGTTGGAACTCCTGGGAGGATAAAAGCGCTGGTGGAGCAAG ATGGCCTGTGCTTGAACTCCACAAAATATATGATTCTGGATTGGAACTGGAGAGATCAGAAACTAAGGAGAATGATGGATATCCCTGAG